From Deltaproteobacteria bacterium, the proteins below share one genomic window:
- a CDS encoding archaemetzincin family Zn-dependent metalloprotease — protein sequence MHQGYAPHYVKGPGTIGNIIYIRPVGAVDPGILQWLRQEMSESLWATVRVMPSIPVPPASFEPARNQYISTKILKEMLKEVPENALKLLGVTDKDLCIPILTYVFGEAQLGGTTAVVSLARLRQEYYGAPPDQKLFQERMRKECLHELGHTFGLIHCTSKECVMYLSNTVVDVDTKGRTFCRACQMTVASKTGAGKEE from the coding sequence GTGCATCAGGGTTACGCTCCCCATTACGTAAAGGGACCGGGGACCATCGGAAACATAATCTACATAAGGCCCGTCGGGGCGGTGGATCCTGGAATTCTCCAATGGCTGCGGCAAGAGATGAGCGAATCCCTCTGGGCGACGGTGCGGGTCATGCCTTCGATCCCGGTTCCACCCGCAAGCTTCGAGCCGGCCAGGAACCAGTACATATCGACGAAAATCCTCAAGGAAATGCTGAAGGAGGTTCCCGAGAACGCGCTGAAACTGCTCGGGGTTACCGACAAGGACCTTTGCATACCGATCCTCACGTACGTTTTCGGGGAGGCGCAGCTCGGAGGGACGACGGCGGTCGTCTCGCTTGCCCGGTTGCGCCAGGAGTATTACGGCGCCCCGCCGGACCAGAAACTGTTCCAGGAACGGATGAGGAAGGAATGTCTCCACGAGCTCGGGCACACATTCGGACTGATCCACTGCACTTCGAAGGAGTGCGTCATGTACCTGTCGAACACGGTGGTTGACGTGGATACCAAGGGGCGGACGTTCTGCCGGGCCTGCCAGATGACGGTGGCTTCGAAAACGGGGGCTGGGAAGGAGGAATGA
- a CDS encoding HAMP domain-containing protein, whose amino-acid sequence MSWYHSISVKIILCVVGMVLIVNGLLAYLSLVIQKENLNETVLRSASQLSETIKKSIRNDMLENRKDAAYKIMETIGQQEGIERVRIYSKEGRILFSSDKYEIGGMVDKRAEACYGCHSEARPLERLATSKRNRIFMSADHRERSDKEHRVLGVINPLYNEAECSSSTCHAHPPSKKVLGVIDVTMSLRDVDVAMARDRGRILLVSVISILCISLIVAMILIHFVERPVKDLVLGTKRISDGDLEHFIPVTSNDEMGHLAFSFNQMTQDLAKAREEIEEGIRNLEHKVEERTTELKDAQSQLLQSEKLAAVGKLAATVAHEINNPLTGVYTYIRLMERKIAQGQHGEEHVDKYRSYLDTMRREVERTTAIVQNLLDFTRPKEPIRKPLDLEKMVGESMVLLQNKLRLNNIVVVNEMKSLPEVLADPGHMKQVFINLMVNACEAMEGGGTLTLGSCSNEKENTATIWFRDTGVGIEKENLAHIFDPFFSTKEKGTGLGLSVVSGIVARHNGKLDIDSAPGKGTCIRVTLPIT is encoded by the coding sequence ATGAGCTGGTATCACAGCATCAGCGTCAAGATCATCCTGTGCGTCGTCGGGATGGTCCTGATCGTCAACGGCCTTTTGGCCTATCTGTCCCTCGTCATCCAGAAGGAAAACCTGAACGAAACGGTCCTCCGGAGCGCCTCGCAGCTAAGCGAGACGATCAAGAAGTCGATCAGGAACGACATGCTCGAAAACCGCAAGGACGCCGCATACAAGATCATGGAGACGATCGGCCAGCAGGAGGGGATCGAGAGGGTCCGGATCTACAGCAAGGAAGGGCGGATCCTCTTCTCAAGCGACAAGTACGAGATCGGCGGCATGGTCGACAAGCGGGCGGAAGCGTGCTACGGGTGCCATTCCGAGGCCCGTCCGCTGGAACGGCTGGCGACGTCAAAGAGGAACCGGATCTTCATGTCCGCGGACCACCGCGAGCGTTCCGACAAGGAGCACCGCGTGCTTGGCGTCATCAATCCCCTGTACAACGAAGCGGAGTGTTCCTCATCGACATGCCATGCGCACCCTCCGTCGAAGAAGGTCCTGGGCGTGATCGATGTCACCATGTCGCTCAGGGACGTAGATGTCGCGATGGCCCGCGACCGCGGCCGGATTCTCCTCGTCAGCGTGATTTCCATACTTTGCATCTCCCTCATCGTCGCGATGATCCTTATTCATTTCGTCGAGAGGCCGGTCAAGGACCTCGTCCTCGGCACGAAACGGATCTCCGACGGGGACCTCGAGCATTTCATCCCCGTGACGTCCAACGACGAGATGGGACACCTGGCCTTTTCGTTCAACCAGATGACACAGGATCTGGCGAAGGCGCGCGAGGAGATCGAGGAAGGTATCCGCAACCTGGAACACAAGGTCGAAGAGCGGACCACCGAACTAAAAGACGCGCAATCCCAGCTCCTGCAATCGGAAAAACTGGCGGCGGTCGGGAAGCTGGCGGCCACCGTAGCCCACGAGATCAACAACCCGCTGACCGGCGTCTACACTTACATACGGCTCATGGAGCGGAAAATCGCCCAGGGGCAGCACGGCGAGGAGCATGTGGATAAGTACCGTTCCTACCTCGACACGATGCGCAGGGAGGTCGAGCGTACGACGGCGATCGTTCAGAACCTGCTGGACTTCACCAGGCCGAAAGAGCCGATCCGCAAGCCCCTGGATCTCGAAAAGATGGTGGGCGAATCGATGGTGCTCCTTCAGAATAAATTGCGCCTGAACAATATCGTCGTGGTGAACGAAATGAAGTCCCTGCCCGAGGTCCTGGCCGATCCGGGCCACATGAAGCAGGTTTTCATCAACCTGATGGTGAACGCCTGCGAGGCCATGGAGGGGGGCGGGACGCTGACGCTGGGCAGCTGCAGCAACGAGAAGGAGAACACGGCGACGATCTGGTTCCGCGACACCGGCGTGGGGATCGAAAAGGAGAACCTCGCGCATATCTTCGATCCTTTCTTCTCGACGAAGGAAAAGGGGACCGGGCTGGGGCTTTCGGTCGTAAGCGGTATTGTCGCCCGGCATAACGGCAAACTCGACATCGACAGCGCCCCGGGCAAGGGAACGTGCATCAGGGTTACGCTCCCCATTACGTAA